The nucleotide window CACCCCTTACCTACCAATCTGCCTCTTGGGTGCTCCAGGGCAGCTGAGGACTGGACAGAGAACCCTGAGCCCTTCAATGCCAGTTTCTACCGCCGCAGCCTGGATAACCACGGTTATGTCTTCAAGCCCCCACACCAGGATGGTGAGTGTCCCCACAGTGTGCCCAGCAGCAGGCAGGGAGCCTCAGCTTCCCTGTCTGCTCAGCCAGAACTGGGCTCTGCTGTCTGAGGCCCCTCTCCAACACAAGGCTGGCTGAGGCCAGGGCAGACGTGAAGAGAGGGATAGACTGTGCCAAACACTGTCCTGAGTGCTGGGTGCCTGGGCTGGAGTCATCCTGGGATTGGACTCCTGGGTTTGTAGGACCCAGCATAGAGTGGTCAGTGTGGCTGCCAGACCCCACTCCTGACTTCCCCACCCAACCCCCAGCCCTGTTAAGGCCGCTGGAGCTGGAGAATGACACCGTGGGCATCCTCGTCAGTACAGCTGTGGAGCTCAGCCTAGGCAGGCGCACACTGAGGCCAGCAGGTGAATGTTTGGGACAGAGGCGGGGAAACAGGCAATGGACAGGGTACTGCCTGGGCAGGTAGCACTGATGGTCCCTTGCTCTCCCCCAAAGTGGTGGGCGTCAAGCTGGACCTAGAGGCTtgggctgagaagttcaaggtgCTAGCCAGCAACCGTACCCACCAAGACCAGCCTCAGAAGGTATTtgggcaggggcgggggcagTAACCCAGCAGTGCCCTTCCTGGAGTCCCCTGGAACCCCCACCAACCCTCCACTCAGTGGCTCCAACACCTACATGGAGGCAGGGCCAGCTGCAGATGGCCTGGGGAACCGGATGTATGAAAGGTGATGGGAGGGAGGAAAACTGGTGGGTAGCTTACGGTCCTCACTCTCTGCCCAGCAGTGCGGCCCCAACAGCCACTGTGAGATGGACTGCGAGGTTAACAATGAGGTGTGTGTGCCCTGGACCCTAGCTTACCCCACTTCCAGACTTCCTAGTCCCAGCTGCGACTCCCAGCACATCCCTTGGCCTGTGGGTCTCAACATCCCCACCCTGACTTCACAGCCTTCCCAGGACTGGGGGAGTGATGCCCCCCAACTCTGAACCCCTGGACTGCCTGCGGTGGAAGGTCTGGGGCCCAGCCCCTCTCCATTTTCCTTACCATTCCCTACCTCTTAGGACTTACTCTGTGTCCTCATTGATGATGGAGGATTCCTGGTGCTGTCAAACCAGAACCATCAGTGGGACCAGGTGAGGATCAGGAAGAGAGTGAAAGAAGAGAGTAGGGATTTGAGCCTTCTAGGGGTGTAGCACTGCCAGCCCTGTGACCATGGCTTTCTCCTGGCATCCTCAGGTGGGCAGGTTCTTCAGTGAGGTGGATGCCAACCTGATGCTGGCACTCTACAATAACTCCTTCTACACCCGCAAGGAGTCCTATGACTATCAGGCAGCCTGTGCCCCTCAGCCCCCTGGCAACCTGGGTGCTGCACCCCGGGGTGTCTTTGTGGTGAGTCCCCAGAGATGCCTGGACTGGAGATGGGGGGGCCTGGGAGACCTGCCCACAGATGACCCCCTACTTCTGACATTTGATAAAGCTGGGGGTGACCTAGGGTGAGGGGCAGCAGTGGCAGTCCACGCCCCTCTCTCCACTGCAGCCCACCGTTGCAGATTTCCTTAACCTGGCCTGGTGGACCTCTGCTGCCGCCTGGTGAGTCCTGAGCGGGAGGTGGGTAGAGAAGGTGCTCCCTGGCCGGGAGGGCTCAGAAGAGAAGTAGAGCACGGCTTCGTCCTCTGCTGACCACCTGCACTCGGCTCCCCGTGCGCTGCAGGTCCCTATTCCAGCAGCTTCTCTACGGCCTCATCTACCACAGCTGGTTCCAAGCAGGTAGGCAGGGCTTTGGAGGCGCCTCCTCAAGTCCGGGTCCCCAATCTGAGCTAAGACGACTCCATGGGGAGGGTGGGGCTTACGACTGAGGGAGGCCGGAGACCTTGCCAGGGTCTGTGGTTGGAGCTGAGGCGCTCTGGGCCCTCGCAGACCCCGCGGAGGCCGAGGGGAGCCCCGAGACGCGCGAGAGCAGCTGCGTCATGAAACAGACCCAGTACTACTTCGGCTCGGTAAACGCCTCCTACAACGCCATCATCGACTGCGGAAACTGTTCCAGGTGCTGGCAGTGGGGCGGGACCAAAGGCCAAGGGCGGAGCCTGTGAGCGGGGCGAGACGCTCGGGAGGATGGAAGGGGCGGGGCCTCCGAgcggccgggggcggggccgcaGGATGGGGGCGGGGCAAGCTCTACGCCCCGCCTTTCCGGGCTGCCCGCAGGCTGTTCCACGCGCAGAGACTGACCAACACCAACCTTCTCTTCGTGGTGGCCGAGAAGCCGCTGTGCAGCCAGTGCGAGGCTGGCCGGCTGCTGCAGAAGGAAACGCACTGTATCCTGCCCCCGCCCTCCCCGCCGCCCGCTCCCTCTCTGCCCCGCGCGCCCCCTCCGTGCCGCCGCCGCCGTCCGCCTCCTTGACTCCCCACCCATGCCCAGCGGACGGCCCGGAGCAGTGTGAGCTAGTGCAGAGACCGCGATACCGGAGAGGCCCGCACATCTGCTTCGACTACAACGCGACAGTGAGGAGAGGGGGCGGTGGACCCGAAATCCCGCGGCCTTGCGCCTGCCCAGGCCGATCAGCTCCTTGTCTCTCCCCGCAGGAAGATACCTCAGACTGTGGCCGCGGGGCCTCCTTCCCGCCGTCGCTGGGCGTCCTGGTCTCCCTGCAACTGCTGCTCCTTCTGGGCCTGCCGCCCCGGCCGCAGCCTCAAGTCCTCGTCCACGCCTCTCGCCGCCTCTGAgcaccctgccccaccccacctccactccCACCTCACCCGGCCTCTTCGCCTTTCCCACCCTTCTGCCCCACACTCCCCGCCTTAGAGCCTCGTCCCTCCTTCACTGAAGGACCTGAGCTGGCCAGGCCCTGAGAGTCTGGTCTGCGCCTTGGGATGGGGAGTCCCAAAGCGGGACGCTGCAGGTCTTTGGCACCCAAATCACGTCTCACCTCCGAACTGTTCAAATGTCCCTGGACTCTTCTTCCCTGCTGGGCTCCCCACAGTGGGATGGGACAGGGAGGCCACACGCACTGGTGCCAAAACCAGGCCTCTGCTGCCACCCTTCCTGGAGGCTGCCTATGTTGGGGGGGACCCTGCTTCAGCTGACCCGGCCTCTCTGCCCCACCCAAGTCCAAACTTGGTTTCTGTGGGAATAGTGGAGGAAGGTGAGATGGCCAGTTTGAGGCCTGTGCCTCCCAGCTTAAATTCTAGCAGGAGAGAGGCTTTGGGGCAGCCCCCATGGGCTCCTGCCCCTTTCAGGCCTACAGCCACATCCCCAAGCCCACCAGGTGTCAGGATAGTCACAGTGATATCAGTTTAGACACTACCCCATATACACCTGGAACCTTGAGGACAGAAACTGGACTCACATTCGACATACCCCACTGGgcacacgcacaaacacacacactatggggtggggtgggggtaggggcttACAAAGCCTTACACAGGGCGAGGGGTTGGTGGGAGGGTTGGCACCTGCACACTCCATCTCCTGCTCACCACCTGCCTCTAATCTGAGCTGCAGCCTGGCTGGTCCTCCCATTTCTAAAGCTGAATGTCAAACAGTGCCAAATGCTGGGGCAGGGGGTGAAGAACCCTCTGTCCCACCCCTAGCCACCAGTGTCCTCCAAGTGCCCCCTCACCTCTCCAGGTGCTCATTGTAACCATTTCTCACTAGTTTCAGGCCCCCAGTGGGACCACATGCCACTGCCTGCACCTGTTGGCAGAGGAACCCCCACCAGACATCACCCTTTGCCTTAGCAGGGGTGACTTTGTCTCTCCTGGCTGGGCCATCCTTCCCCCAATCTGGCCCTTACACACTCAGGCCTGTGCCCACTCCCTATCTCCTtcccacccccccacacacactcccTGCTCGCAGGAGGCCAAACTGTCCCTCCCTtgctgaaaacacacacacacacacgctctctGCACACAGAGGTGGGGACTGGGCACAGCTCTTCACACCATTCATTCTGGTCATTTCCCCCAAAGGCATCCCAGCCTGGGGGCCAGTGGGGAACTGAGGGCAAGGGGATGTAGTGATGGGGCTCAGATGgactgggaggaggggggagggtgATGCATTAATTAATGGCTTCGTTAATTAATGTCATGTTGCTTGttgctttctctgtgtgtgtgtatggtccATGCCCACTGCTAGTGCCAGGGTGGGTGTCCATGTGCACCCGGCCTGGATGCCAGCTGTGTCCTTCGGGGGCGTGTGTGTAACTGTAGTGTAGTCAGGTGCTCAAtggagaatataaaaataaacatatacagaaaaatatatattttaagtttaaaaaacagaaaaacagacaaaacaatcCCCATCAGGTAGCTGTCTAACCCCAGCTGGGTCTAATCCTTCTCATTACCCACCCGACCTGGCTGCCCCTCACCTTGGGCTGGGGGACTGGGGggccatttccttttctctgccctttttttgttgttctatttTGTACAGACAAGTTGGAAAAACAACAGCGacaaaaaagtcaagaaactttGTAAAATATCGTGTGTGTGATtccttgtaaaatattttcaaatggtttATTACAGAAGATCAGTTATTAAATAATGTTCATATTTTCACTTCAAATGGTTCCCATCCACTGTATCAGCCTGGGGGTGAGGACTGGGTAGCTATGAAGACGGTTGGCCAAGACCTCAGAGTCCCACTTAGTGCTCTGCAGGGGGTGAAGACCATGGTAGCCCAGGTCCCTGTCAACCACAGGGCATGACACTTGCTTCCACCAGTTAATAGTTGCCAGGCCCTTGACATACGTTGTCTCGTATCATCTCAAAAAGCTgtcttttaaaaacaagcaaaacaggttgggtgcggtggctcacgcctgtaatctagcactttgggaggccgaggcgggcagatcacttgaggtcaggagtctgagaccagcctggccaacatggtgaaaccctgtctctactaaaaatacaaaaaaattagccaggcatggtggcatgcgcctgtaatcccagctacttaggaggctgaggcaggataattgcttgaccccaggaggccggaggttgcagtgagccaagattgcgccaccgcaccccagcctggacgacagagcgagactctgcctcagaaaaaaaaaaaaaatacaagcaaaacAAACACCCTCCCAGAGCCTGAAAGCCAAGACCCTGGAGGGAAGAAGACAGATCAGAGATGCTGGTTTAGTGGGGAGGTGGATCTGGCAGTCTGGTCAGACCACCAGGGCCTGACAGGTTCTCTGCCGGGAGCTATGAGTGAGCACCTGGCCAGTGTCCCTACGGCCCAGGAAGCCCTGACCACAAGCACAGCAACGGCTCCCTCCTGGCCCAGAGGAGCTTGAGGCCGCAGCTGCTTAAACTGGAGCCATAGGCCAAACTTAATTTTTGTGAATCCTCTCAAGCTTAGGCCCTAGTTCATTTTCACCCTAGTCAGTGTGACCTTTGCGATCTTCTCATGTGGAGAGAATTATAACCTGTAACCACCAGAGCACAGGTGTCCCTGCCTTCCCACCAcagtcctctctctcctcccaacaCTCTGCTCACTCCGCACTGACCTGTCTGAGTCCTCGCCACAATCTCTGGGGTGGGTACTAGTGTATCCCCATACCACAGATGAGCAAACTAAGAGGAGAAAGCCTTTCCCCGCAGGTGAGAAGGCTAAAAACCAAAGAAGATTTTAGAGAAGAGGTGGCCACCAGGGGTTGGGGAGCTTGGATGCTAAATAGATGAAGGGGCTTCCAGGCCTCAGCCAAGATGGGGACTTTTTCTCACTCCTCTGCAGGGGTCTGCTGCAGAGCAATGCCTAATCCACAACCCCCAAGACAGCTCCCATGGCCTGCAAGAGACCCTGCAATCTTGGATAGGGTTGTAAGATAAAATACAGAACACCCAATTTTGAATTTCAGATCATGAACAAGTTTTTAGTATGGAAGTGTTTCAACTATTGTGTGGGACATACCTATACTGAAAaactgggggctgggcacagtggctaacgcctgtaataccaacactttgggaggctgatgcaggaggattgcttgagctcacgagttcgagatcagcctgggtaggATGGCCACCCCGCCCCTGcccatgtctctacaaaataaaaaatttttaaaaattagctgggcacagtagtgAGTGCCTGTAGCCGCAGCTAATCacgaggctgaggctggaggatcacttcagcccaggagtttgaggtggcagtgagctatgattgttccactgcactccagccttggacaaagctagaccctgtctcaaaaaaaaaaaaaggggggggtggGGGACATGATTATACTCGAAGATTACTCGTTGTTTTATCTGGAATTCAAATTTGACTGAGCATCCTGTATTTTGATTTGCTAAAACTGGCAACCTTACCCTGATGTGGCAACCAGTGGGAACCCAGACCCCAGAAAAAAAGCATCAGCACCCTTTTTAACCTGTAGGCCATGCACACATCAGCACACACTGAAGTCAGTGGCTGAAAGGAAGGGATCCTGTGCTTTATAAAAGTACTTTGTcatagaattattttaattatatgtacagctttttgttttgttttgttttgagacaaagtttcgctcttgttgcccaggctgtagtgcaatggcatgatctcggctcaccgcaacctccgcctcccaggttcaagcaattctcctgcctcagcctcctgagaagatgggattacaggcatgtgccaccacgcctggctaattttgtatttttagtagagatgaggtttatccatgttggtcaagctggtctcaaactcccgacctcaggtgatctgcccgcctcagcctcccaaagtgctgggattacaggcgtgagccaccatgcccagcctatatgtacagttttttaaaagtaactccatataccaaaaaaaaaaaaaagacacagaacacAACCTGTCAGAAGCCACTGTGGCGTGAAGTGGGACCAGAACAGGCCTAGCCCAGGCTAGTGGAGAGATCTCTCTTCCTCCGCAGTTATCAGAAGTCCCTGGTGGGGAGGAGGGTCACTGAGGGCTGCCCAGCCTCGTCCCTGTGCGGGAGGGAGCCCTAGGTTCGTGCTCCAGGTCCACCTCACTTGGAAAAAGGGCAACgtgaaataacaaacaaaaaacttttccaagtgggagaaaacaaacaaaaaaaggcaacatGTGCAACACTCGCTGAGCACCCAGGGTGGACTGGCATTTTACACCCCTTTCCCCTTTGATTATTAGGACAGGAAGATCATGTCATCATCTACATTTTATGGCCCATGAAACTGAGTTTCAAAAAGGTTCAGGAACTTAACCAATGCCACACAGCCGCCGAGGCAGAGCAAGGGTTCCAGCCTGGGTCAGGTCCCATTCACCAGACCACGGAGGTTCTGTTTCTCACACAGTGACACACACCCACACGCCAGCCGACAAGGACACGCTCGCTCAGAGGTACATGCACAAATAGAGCTACTCTTCCCAGGGAATTCAGCAAGTGTGGGGGCTAGAGCTGTGTTGCTTCGCGAACCCCCACCGCCGCTTTCAGGGGTTAGAGATGCTAATTCATCCCTTCTCACCTCCTGAGAACCGACGGAAACGGTCCCTGAGAACTACAACTCCCATCACACCCCGCGCTCACCGCAACGGGACCGGTCCGTGAGCATGGCCTCCTGGGACTTGTAGTTCTAGCCAGAGCCCTATTCGACTCTTCCCCGGCTGCAACCAAGGACTCCGTGTCCCAGCATGCAGAGGAGCCGGAAGACAGGCGCTTAGAGGACAGCCCGCCGGGGACGCGCAGGCGCAGCACCCGTTTGTCGGCCCCCAGAGAAAAGAGGTACGGTCGAAGCCAGGAGCCAGGCCGAGCGGGAGCTGACCAGGCTTGACTCGGGTACGGAACGAGGCACCAGTCCCCTTGCGAACCGAAGGGCCTCGCAGTGGATGGAGGAGGCCCAGCCCTGAGATCAACGCCAACCACGCTAGCCTGGCACGGGGCCTACAGGGTGGGTAGGCGGGCGTGCCGCAGCCGTCCAGGGCCTTCCCTCAGGTCCCGGGCGAGGGGCCTACGCTGCGGACCGGCAACAAGGCCCGACTCGGCCCCTCGGGACCAGAGCCCCACCCGATCGGAAGCGAATCCTTTACCAGGGCCATACGCCAGTGACTAGGCCGGGCCTGGGCCTCCCATTGGGGCCGGACTAGGACGAGGCCCCGGGGAGGCCCCTGGCCTACCAGACCCTTTCCTCAGGCCGACAGCCGCCGGGAAGATGCAACGTGCCCTgccaggcgcccgccagcacttGGGGGCCATCCTGGCCAGCGCCAGCGTGGTGGTGAAGGCTCTGTGTGCGGCGGTACTATTCCTCTACCTGCTCTCCTTCGCCGTGGACACAGGCTGCCTGGCGGTCACCCCAGGCTACCTCTTTCCTCCCAACTTCTGGATCTGGACCCTGGCCACCCATGGGCTGATGGAGCAGCATGTGTGGGATGTGGCCATCAGCCTGACAACGGTGGTGGTGGCCGGGCGTTTGCTGGAGCCCCTCTGGGGGGCCTTGGAGCTGCTCATCTTCTTCTCAGTGGTGAATGTGTCCGTAGGGCTGCTGGGGGCCTTCGCCTACCTCCTCACCTACATGGCTTCCTTCAACCTGGTCTACCTGTTCACTGTCCGTATCCACGGCGCCTTGGGCTTCCTAGGTGGTGTCCTGGTGGCACTCAAGCAAACCATGGGGGACTGTGTGGTCCTGCGAGTGCCCCAGGTGCGCGTCAGCGTGATGCCCATGCTGCTGCTGgcgctgctgctcctgctgcggCTCGCCACGCTGCTCCAGAGCCCGGCGTTGGCTTCCTATGGCTTCGGGCTGCTCTCCAGTTGGGTATATCTTCGCTTCTACCAGCGCCATAGCCGGGGCCGAGGGGACATGGCTGACCACTTTGCTTTCGCCACTTTCTTCCCTGAGATCCTGCAGCCTGTGGTGGGGTTGCTGGCGAACTTGGTGCACGGCCTCCTGGTGAAGGTAAAGATATGCCAGAAGACGGTGAAGCGCTACGATGTGGGTGCCCCATCCTCCATCACCATTAGCCTGCCAGGCACAGACCCTCAAGACGCCGAGCGGAGAAGGTACTGTGAAATTTTCCAAAATCTTGTCAAGCTAGGAGCATACTGGTCGAGTCACATGCCATCTGTTGAGGTGTTTGCTGTACATAGGTGGAGACCTGCAGTCAGGTATTGGGGCAGATCTGGAAAGATAAAATCAGTCTTTGGCCTTGAGGAACTCAGCAGTTAGGTGTCTAGGGTCCACGAGGCACTTTTCTCACCACTCGGGCCACTTAATAAGTCTCAAGAAATGCAGTTTCCTTTGGTGCTGTGAAGTCCCAGTGGAGGGGCACAGAACCCTGGCCTTGCCTTAGAATCTCAGAATCCTAGACATTGGGCCTATGGGAGCCAGAAGCAACCTGCTGGTACTTTCCCCTGTGAGGAAGGGACAGGGAAGGAGGCCTGGGGTCCTCGAAAGGTGATCCGGGCCACTCCAATTTCCAAATGCTGTGTCCTCTTCCTGGGCTTTAACTCAGATGCTGTGCTTCTCTGCCACTTACTTATTGAGAGGGAAGCTTGGGGTATTACCACATTTACCTCCATCTCCAGCAAGCATGTGTCACCAAAACCAGGGACAGGCTACATGACCCACTGAGGGAGCCTGCTGACTACACCAGGGAGTGGCAATGACCCTTTCATTATGTGTAAACCAAGCTATCCACAGCATCAGGAGTCCCAGCTGAATTCTTCACTGAATGCACTTTGGCCAGGGCAGGAGGGATCTTTTTAAATTCAGCGTACTCCCTCTCCCATATCTGTGGAGCCAGCAGAGTGGTCCCCGCCTTCAGAAGATCCACAGCTCCATTTCCAACATTGTTCTTGAATGTTTTGAGGCAATTACTTGAGTAGTAAAATCTGGGACGGGCTTTGTCTTTTGCATTGCCAAGGCTCCTGCTTTTGCTCACCTGTGAATGGGGTTGTGGCAGGAAGCTCTATGAATTTAGCTGCAGTTACCCCTGTATTTACTCTCCACTGGGCTATGGAATTGAGTGTGGGACACATTCCTTTCTTGAAGGAGTTCCAGCTGGGGAAGGGCCACAGATCACTATGGCCCAAGGTATGGTAGGTGTTGAAAAGTATATACAGCATGCTGCAGGGCATAATTCTGGGCCCTAGAGCTTGGGTCTTTATAGGTGATAAGCCCTGAGGACAGAAGTCTCTCTTAACCTTAGCTGGTATTAAAGATGGGGCCAGGAGAGCTGGGCCTGGTAGGAATTGAGCTGTCCCTCAGAGCCATTCAGGTGGGGCCAGGCAAGTGGGGACCCCTCCTCCACTGAGAGGTGTTGGATTGTTAGGGTTGGCTGAACATTCAAAAACCTCTGCCCAGGCCCAAGAAAATGGACGGGGCGGGGGGAAGCAGGttggtggggaggaagggagggtcaAGAGGCGGGTTCTTGGCATAGCCTTATGGTTGTTAGCTTACATGGGGGTGGGGGTTATTCCTTCAGCCAGTTTGACATCTGACTGCATGGCCACGCCCAACTCCAAAGGGCTAcgaggagagggaggcagggttTCCTATCTGTCTCTCTGGTCCTTGTGAGGAAGTGACTAGCGTGACACTAGCTCTCTGCCTTGGCAGGCTTTAAGTGGAACTGGCAAGGGCATCATCAGGATGGGAGCCTGGGTAGCAGCAGGGAAAGACTGTCCTGTCTATACCAACTTGTCATGTGTGAGACTGACGGGCAGGGTGGAAGCGTGCTAGGGCTTTCTACACCTGTGTCCTTGTTGCCTCTCTTGTCATGTTCCCTGACATGGTGGAGATTTTGGTTCTCAGCTGGAACCTCAAAGGCTACACGGGCTGTCCCCACACTGGTGGCACAGAGAGGCTGAGGTATAGGAGTCCATAGTGGTCACTGTTGAAACGGTTCCCTGGCAGCTGCGGCACTCCACCTTCTGGTGGGCCAGGGTCCCAAGCACATGTGTAAACCTTCTTCTGTTGG belongs to Pongo pygmaeus isolate AG05252 chromosome 2, NHGRI_mPonPyg2-v2.0_pri, whole genome shotgun sequence and includes:
- the TMEM115 gene encoding transmembrane protein 115 — protein: MQRALPGARQHLGAILASASVVVKALCAAVLFLYLLSFAVDTGCLAVTPGYLFPPNFWIWTLATHGLMEQHVWDVAISLTTVVVAGRLLEPLWGALELLIFFSVVNVSVGLLGAFAYLLTYMASFNLVYLFTVRIHGALGFLGGVLVALKQTMGDCVVLRVPQVRVSVMPMLLLALLLLLRLATLLQSPALASYGFGLLSSWVYLRFYQRHSRGRGDMADHFAFATFFPEILQPVVGLLANLVHGLLVKVKICQKTVKRYDVGAPSSITISLPGTDPQDAERRRQLALKALNERLKRVEDQSVWPSMDDDEEESGAKVDSPLPSDKAPTPPGKGAAPESSLITFEAAPPML